The Streptomyces sp. NBC_01439 genome contains the following window.
GCAAAGAACGCATGAACGCGTGGAGGCCCGGCCGAGGGGACCGGGGGATTACCCCGGGAAGGCTCGGCGCAGCGGGTCTACACCCGCCACGATCTCAGCGTTCAGTGATCGTTGGCCCCTTTCGTGTGCATCGTCACAGTGCGGTCGTCACAGGCCGGTCGTCACAGTGCGGGGGACCCGGCCTCCAGCTGGGTTGCGGGCTCGTCCACCCGGTAGCCCGGGATCGAGGGCCACCGGACGGTGAGGACGACGGCGTCCTCCTCCGCATACCAGGAGTGGTCGACGCCGCGCCCCCAGAGCACGTAGTCCCCCTGCTCGGCGAGGACGACGGTGCGCCCGGGGAACTCCAGCCGGAAGCGTCCGCTGATCAGCACCAACAGCGCGGTGCGCTTCTCTGCGGTCGCCCACCGCTCCCGCTCGTCCCCCTTCGGATGGACACCCCACTTGATCTCCACGTCCTCGCTGTGGCGGGGATCGGAGGGGTCCTTGAAGTGGCCGAGGAGCCAGCCGCGGTCGGCGGCGGCGTCGGGGGTGGCCTTACCGGTGTAGATGGTGGAGTCGTGGTTCACGAGGTGAGGTTAATGCAGTTGTGGCGCCCGCCCGACACTGGTGAGCTGGGGCGATGACGATCGATCTTGATGAACTGATGAAGGTGCGCGCCCGCTTCGATGCCGAAGTGCGCGAAGGCGCGCAGGCGGACGCCCCGCCGGCGAAGGTGGAGCGGGTGGGTGCTGTCGTACGGCACGTCGCGCCCGCGCTCGGGTGGAACGGGGTGCTCTGGTCGGACCTCGACGAGGGGACGGCGGACGCGGAGATCGCGGCGCAGGTGGCGTTCTTCGCGGGGCGCGACTGTCCGGAGTTCGAGTGGAAGCTGTACGACTACGACCGGCCCGCCGACCTCGGGGACCGGCTGCGGGCGGCGGGCCTCGTGCCGGAGCCGCCCGAGACCCTGATGGTGGGCCTGGTGTCCGAGCTCGCGAAGCTGCCGGTGGAGCCGCCGGAGGGAATCACCCTGCGGGTGGTGACGGACGAGGAGGGCGTCGACCTGATGATGCAGGTCCACGCCGGGGCCTTCGGGACGGACCGGCCGCGGATCCGGGAACAGCTGCTCAGCACGTTGCGGGAGCAGCCGGAGACGATCGCCGCGGTGCTCGCGATGGCGGGCGAGACCCCGGTGAGCGCGGCCCGGATGGAGATGCGGCCGGGGCTGGCCTTCGCGGGCCTCTGGGGCGGCGGCACGATCCCCGGGTGGCGCGGCCGGGGCATCTACCGCCTGCTGGTCGCCCACCGCGCCCGCCTGGCGGCGGAGCTCGGCATCACCTACCTACAGGTCGACGCCTCGGACGACAGCCGCCCGATCCTGGAGCGGCTCGGCTTCGGGGTCCTGGGCGTGACGGTGCCGTACCTGTGGACCGACGCCGCCGCCTCCTAGCGCGGGGCGAGATCTGCCCGGGGATCTGCCCTATGCCGACGCTGGGGCAGCGGGCAAGATCACTGTCATGGAACGCATCAGCCCGCCCCTGACCGGGGACGAACGCGAGACCCTCCGGACCTTCCTCGACTACCACCGGGCCACCCTCGCCTGGAAGTGCGAGGGCCTCGGCGACGAGCAGCTGCGCCGTGCCTCGATGCCCCCGTCCACGCTGTCCCTGCTGGGGCTGGTCCGGCACATGGCCGAGGTCGAAAGGCACTGGTTCCGCCGCGTCCTCGACGGCCAGGACCTCCCGCACCTGTGGTCGGACACCCACGACTTCCAGGCCGCCTACGACGCCTCGGGATCCAGCCGCGCGGAGGCGTTCGCCGCCTGGCAGGAGGAGATCGCGCACGCCCGCCGGATCGAGGCCGCGGCCGAGTCACT
Protein-coding sequences here:
- a CDS encoding signal peptidase I; this translates as MNHDSTIYTGKATPDAAADRGWLLGHFKDPSDPRHSEDVEIKWGVHPKGDERERWATAEKRTALLVLISGRFRLEFPGRTVVLAEQGDYVLWGRGVDHSWYAEEDAVVLTVRWPSIPGYRVDEPATQLEAGSPAL
- a CDS encoding GNAT family N-acetyltransferase; protein product: MTIDLDELMKVRARFDAEVREGAQADAPPAKVERVGAVVRHVAPALGWNGVLWSDLDEGTADAEIAAQVAFFAGRDCPEFEWKLYDYDRPADLGDRLRAAGLVPEPPETLMVGLVSELAKLPVEPPEGITLRVVTDEEGVDLMMQVHAGAFGTDRPRIREQLLSTLREQPETIAAVLAMAGETPVSAARMEMRPGLAFAGLWGGGTIPGWRGRGIYRLLVAHRARLAAELGITYLQVDASDDSRPILERLGFGVLGVTVPYLWTDAAAS
- a CDS encoding DinB family protein; translation: MERISPPLTGDERETLRTFLDYHRATLAWKCEGLGDEQLRRASMPPSTLSLLGLVRHMAEVERHWFRRVLDGQDLPHLWSDTHDFQAAYDASGSSRAEAFAAWQEEIAHARRIEAAAESLDVTAYVPSWAEEASLRLVMLHLIHEYARHNGHADFLREGIDGTTGA